The following are from one region of the Littorina saxatilis isolate snail1 linkage group LG2, US_GU_Lsax_2.0, whole genome shotgun sequence genome:
- the LOC138955139 gene encoding uncharacterized protein, which translates to MAGGPSRALSHWLVSVQSQWIVGVVRSGFRLLWKDGKAPLVRRPPAFRPPSSQEAISVLRSEIDSLVQKGAVEKVLDHSSPGFYGRLFAVPKASGAWRPVLDLSFLNTFLREIRFKMETPASVRDSLRPGDWATSIDLTDAYFHILMHPADRKWLRFRWASQVYQFRALPFGLSLAPWVFTMVVRQVCALVRSRGVRLRAYLDDWLILSQSQAGCEQDTQSVLREANLFGFSINRSKSELTPCQTFTYLGMSFDTVAWTVQPSQKRVDKLQACIRSTLPLPRASLRTLASILGQMESMALLVPLGRVHKRPFQLALKPFVDSPTVDWNALIPLQGWFQSATLPWLDTEWVCRGVPIALPAPDLDLFTDASLMGWGAHTDQLTASETSGGPFCHQVLEETTSVRLTIPGSRGVGDERDGHFLVRPGGLRVPAIPVTHTSSQEGGAGGPVPPADRSSLAVSAVVPGPAETRPGPSHSSRSHARRTGTASHRQPPRRASDAESSRVEVVRSSLRRKGASDLTMDLVGRSHRASTSSVYESHWRAWVTWCHEHRLDATAPRTMHVANHLAFMSSQGASAASLKVRRSAISATLRQIGRSIDVSGVIAGVIKGASLADVKSRTPVPKWDLLLVMEFLRSADFEPLRDASFANLTRKSLFLLLLASARRGSEIHALSGNSDDISFESDESVTLRFRPEFLAKNQAPERASPLVHVRPLSTILAPNDPDLVNCPVRALRIYLARAQSLRSAAQKLLFISLNTERHKDITKTTLARWVSALIKHAYEWSRRNEGGTQPVLPLESARAHETRAWASSLAVLRSRRLEEVLHTAYWRSEDVFMNFYLRDISALRQDGSRALPAMVAGGQLLTRI; encoded by the exons atggcggggggcccttCCCGGGCACTTTCCCACTGGCTCGTGTCTGTACAGAGTCAATGGATCGTGGGGGTCGTGAGGTCGGGCTTCCGTCTTCTCTGGAAAGATGGCAAGGCACCTCTGGTCAGGCGTCCGCCGGCGTTCAGGCCTCCCTCCTCGCAGGAAGCCATTTCCGTCCTTCGGTCGGAAATAGACTCCCTGGTGCAGAAGGGCGCAGTGGAGAAAGTCCTCGACCACAGTTCCCCTGGGTTTTACGGACGGCTTTTCGCCGTCCCCAAAGCCTCAGGGGCATGGCGTCCTGTCTTGGACCTGTCGTTCCTCAATACCTTTTTGAGGGAGATaaggttcaagatggagacgccagcgtcggtcagggactctctccgcccgggagattgggcgacttccatcgacctgacggatgcatacttccatattcttatgcatccagccgaccggaaatggcttcgtttccggtgggcaaGTCAGGTTTACCAGTTTCGCGCCCTTCCTTTCGGCCTGTCTCTCGCCCCTTGGGTCTTCACCATGGTCGTGAGACAGGTCTGCGCGCTGGTGAGGTCGCGGGGTGTCCGGCTACGTGCctacctggacgattggctcatccTGAGTCAGAGTCAGGCGGGGTGCGAGCAGGACACCCAATCGGTTCTTCGGGAGGCCAACTTGTTTGGCttctcgatcaaccgatcaaagtcggagctgacaccgtgtcagacgttcacctacttgggaatgtctttcgacacggtggcTTGGACTGTTCAGCCCTCTCAgaagagggtggacaagctccaggcgtgcatacgctccactttgcctctcccgAGGGCCTCCCTGCGGACTTTGGCCTCCATCttagggcagatggagtccatggctctcCTGGTCCCCTTGGGgagggtccacaaacgtcccTTTCAgctcgcgctgaagccgttcgtGGACTCTCCCACGGTGGATTGGAATGCCCTCATCCCtctccagggatggttccaatccgctacccttccgtggctggacacggagtgggtgtGCAGGGGCGTGCCGATAGCCCTTCCTGCCCCAGATTTGGACCTGTTCACGGACGCGTCCTtgatggggtggggggctcacacagaccagctgactgcgtcag aaacctcaggtggacctttttgccaccaggttctcgaagagactaccagtgttcgtCTCACCATTCCCGGATCCCGAGGCGTGGGAGACGAACGCGATGGACATTTCCTGGTCAGGCCTGGAGGCTTACGCGTTCCCGCCATTCCAGTTACTCACACGAgttctcaggaaggcggagcaGGAGGGCCCGTCCCTCCTGCTGATCGCTCCTCTTTGGCCGTCTCAGCCGTGGTTCCCGGACCTGCTGAGACTCGCCCAgggccctcccattcctctcgctCTCACGCGAGGAGAACTGGTACAGCCTCACACCGGCAGCCTCCACGCAGAGCCTCAGATGCTGAATCTTCACGCGTGGAGGTTGTGCGGTCTTCTCTGAGGCGCAAAGGGGCATCAGATCTGACCATGGACCTGGTAGGACGCTCGCACAGAGCATCTACCTCGTCCGTTTATGAGTCACATTGGAGGGCCTGGGTTACCTGGTGTCACGAGCATCGGCTGGATGCTACGGCGCCCCGCACGATGCATGTGGCGAACCATCTTGCTTTCATGTCCTCTCAGGGAGCTTCTGCTGCCTCGTTGAAAGTAAGAAGATCGGCCATCTCGGCGACCCTACGCCAGATAGGTCGCTCTATAGATGTTAGTGGCGTGATCGCGGGGGTCATCAAGGGCGCTTCCCTTGCTGACGTCAAGTCTCGTACGCCCGTTCCTAAGTGGGATCTCTTATTGGTCATGGAGTTTCTGCGTTCAGCGGATTTTGAACCTCTCAGAGATGCCAGTTTTGCGAATCTTACACGCAAGTCCCTTTTCCTTTTGCTGCTAGCATCGGCACGAAGGGGCAGTGAGATCCACGCTCTTTCCGGTAACTCGgacgacatttcctttgaatCAGATGAGTCCGTTACTTTGCGGTTTCGACCTGAGTTTCTTGCGAAAAACCAGGCTCCCGAGCGAGCTTCTCCTTTGGTTCATGTCAGGCCTTTGTCCACTATTCTGGCTCCGAATGATCCAGACTTAGTAAATTGCCCCGTTAGAGCCCTTCGCATCTACCTTGCCCGTGCTCAGTCTCTTAGATCCGCAGCTCAAaagcttttgtttatttctctcaaTACGGAGAGACATAAGGATATCACTAAGACGActctggcccggtgggtgtcggcGCTCATTAAGCATGCTTACGAGTGGAGCCGCCGCAATGAAGGGGGGACACAGCCTGTCCTTCCTCTGGAATCAGCTCGGGCTCACGAGACGCGAGCTtgggcctcctccttggccGTGTTACGATCAAGAAGACTGGAGGAGGTGCTCCACACCGCATACTGGCGTTCCGAGGATGTCTTCATGAATTTTTACCTGCGTGACATCTCGGCCCTTCGCCAGGATGGATCTAGAGCTTTGCCTGCCATGGTGGCAGGAGGTCAGCTCTTGACAAGGATttga